From Magnolia sinica isolate HGM2019 chromosome 13, MsV1, whole genome shotgun sequence, one genomic window encodes:
- the LOC131223105 gene encoding probable ubiquitin-conjugating enzyme E2 37: MRIIHHPLLEYQSLSELKKKKKQKQRQLGNDTVSKSLTRAMAHAARLDLRMQKELKLLATDPPPGVSLPFLSNQSSSGSSSLSTIDARIEGPEGTVYAKGIFNIRIQIPDRYPFQPPNVTFVTPIYHPNIDNGGRICLDILNLPPKGAWQPSLNISTVLTSIGLLLSEPNPDDGLMCEASREYKYNRQAFDQKARSWTERYAKPGTGGDSSSRGLLVSPSTMEVEGVEPGFKSAIDKCESRRKKLCGISGKLSLETSVPLKRKNSDNKEDAIQNDNKENVGPVRRLSLSHSQRHFADSVKSLPLLQAGSCVEQPHSLHCPGKPVNAIINQQEQVSDVPARHFGDSLMSLPFSQAGNCDEQPHSLQDSNGKPVNAVIKLQEQVSDVPANHFADSLKSLPLLLASNCVEQPHSLQDCAGKLANAAFKQQEQVPDVPATVIVSDSEESEEEGKRPARLRLSLGRKRLVGKWKAKACN, encoded by the exons atgcgtatcatccatcaccctctgctagagtatcaaagtttatctgaattgaaaaagaagaaaaaacagaaGCAGAGGCAGCTTGGCAACGACACCGTTTCCAAATCCCTCACGCGCGCGATGGCGCATGCAGCAAGGCTCGATCTGCGAATGCAGAAGGAGCTGAAGCTCCTCGCCACCGATCCACCTCCGGGCGTCTCCCTTCCCTTCCTCTCCAACCAAAGCAGCAGCGGTTCTTCTTCTCTATCCACCATCGACGCCC GGATCGAAGGGCCCGAAGGAACCGTCTACGCCAAAGGGATCTTCAACATCAGGATTCAAATACCCGACAG GTATCCTTTCCAGCCTCCCAATGTGACGTTCGTAACGCCCATCTACCACCCTAACATCGACAACGGTGGCCGCATCTGCCTCGATATTCTCAATCTTCCACCAAAG GGGGCATGGCAACCATCTCTGAATATTTCGACAGTGCTAACAAGCATCGGGTTGTTATTGAGTGAGCCCAACCCAGATGATGGCCTAATGTGCGAAGCT AGCAGGGAGTACAAATACAATAGGCAAGCTTTCGACCAGAAGGCACGGTCTTGGACTGAGAGGTATGCTAAGCCTGGGACTGGTGGGGATAGCAGCAGCAGAGGGCTTCTGGTAAGCCCAAGCACG ATGGAAGTTGAGGGAGTGGAACCTGGGTTCAAAAGTGCCATCGACAAGTGCGAGAGTCGTCGAAAGAAACTGTGTGGTATCAGTGGAAAGTTGTCACTGGAAACATCAGTACCACTAAAGAGGAAGAACAGTGATAACAAAGAGGATGCCATCCAAAATGATAACAAGGAGAACGTGGGGCCAGTTCGGCGTTTGTCACTCTCACACTCCCAAAGACATTTTGCAGATTCAGTGAAGTCCCTACCATTGTTGCAGGCTGGTAGCTGTGTTGAACAACCACATTCTCTTCACTGTCCTGGAAAACCTGTGAATGCCATTATCAATCAACAAGAACAAGTTTCAGACGTCCCTGCAAGGCATTTTGGAGATTCATTGATGTCCCTGCCATTTTCACAGGCTGGTAACTGTGATGAACAACCACATTCTCTTCAAGACTCCAACGGAAAACCTGTGAATGCTGTCATCAAGCTGCAGGAACAGGTTTCAGATGTCCCTGCAAATCATTTTGCAGATTCATTGAAGTCCCTGCCGTTGTTGCTGGCCAGTAACTGTGTTGAACAACCACATTCTCTTCAAGACTGTGCTGGAAAACTTGCGAATGCTGCCTTCAAGCAACAGGAACAAGTCCCAGATGTCCCTGCAACTGTGATTGTGTCTGACAGTGAAGAAAGCGAGGAAGAAGGCAAAAGACCTGCAAGGTTGAGATTGTCTCTCGGACGAAAGCGTTTGGTGGGAAAGTGGAAAGCTAAAGCATGCAACTGA